A genomic segment from Propioniciclava sp. MC1595 encodes:
- a CDS encoding CPBP family intramembrane glutamic endopeptidase, whose protein sequence is MAAIAEFRAFLAASLVTPVERTRTESVSARRRRRVVVGVTVVLGAVGLGLALAVRPGDPLFYLASLGVALLWIAGAIVSGPLHLGAARTRSGDTSLGLLQGFLLGLLLLAVFLVGALVVAQVPILRGPVEGLLDHARYGALWVVALVTAVNGIAEELFFRGAVYAALPPRINALGSTALYAASTLFSGVLLLTFAAICLGLLTAAQRRVTGGVLGPIASHLTWSMGMLFLLPPVFALGG, encoded by the coding sequence ATGGCGGCGATCGCGGAGTTCCGCGCCTTCCTGGCGGCGTCGTTGGTCACCCCGGTCGAGCGCACCCGCACCGAGAGTGTGTCAGCTCGGCGCCGCCGTCGGGTCGTGGTGGGCGTCACCGTCGTCCTGGGCGCGGTCGGCCTCGGGCTGGCCCTGGCCGTCCGGCCCGGCGACCCGCTGTTCTACCTGGCCTCGCTCGGCGTCGCCCTGTTGTGGATCGCCGGTGCGATCGTGTCCGGCCCCCTCCATCTCGGCGCGGCGCGGACCCGCAGCGGGGACACGAGCCTCGGTCTGCTGCAAGGGTTCCTGCTGGGGCTCCTGCTGCTGGCCGTCTTCCTGGTCGGGGCTCTGGTCGTCGCGCAGGTGCCGATCCTGCGGGGACCCGTCGAGGGGTTGCTGGACCACGCCCGCTACGGCGCACTGTGGGTCGTGGCCCTGGTCACGGCGGTCAACGGGATCGCCGAGGAACTGTTCTTCCGCGGTGCCGTCTACGCCGCGTTGCCCCCGCGCATCAACGCCTTGGGCAGCACCGCCCTCTACGCGGCGTCCACCTTGTTCTCGGGGGTGCTGCTGCTCACCTTCGCCGCCATCTGCCTCGGGTTGCTGACCGCAGCCCAGCGGCGCGTGACCGGTGGCGTGCTGGGCCCCATCGCCTCGCACCTGACCTGGTCGATGGGGATGCTCTTCCTACTTCCACCCGTCTTCGCCCTGGGAGGCTGA
- a CDS encoding lycopene cyclase family protein: protein MFDVAIVGLGPAGRALASACASAGLRVLAVDPHPDAVWAPTFGMWADELGDLPTTVVRARVDHPEIRGRAAYDLTRTYVILDNPALQAALPLTGVEIERSRLDDDDVLALSGRARVVVDARGARPDGRVRDDLTPHQTAYGIVLPSALAAPALGHAEGFLMDFTPDWAADPDRPEDPASFLYALPLGDGQVLLEETCLAAAPGVPIDTLKVRLGRRLERRGVDPAAIATPLGREVVRIPMLGRGAPPPPGVVAIGTAGRGGHPVSGYSVAHALASAPRLASAIAAGRTPVPDPTRAGDHVRSLALRALLRLDSDTTIELFDAFGRLRPGQQRAFLSRQSSALSVLGAMWGIFRRMPGKAQRRLVAATFGR, encoded by the coding sequence GTGTTCGATGTCGCGATCGTGGGCCTGGGCCCGGCAGGCAGGGCCCTCGCGTCGGCCTGCGCCAGCGCGGGCCTGCGGGTGCTCGCGGTGGATCCCCACCCCGATGCCGTGTGGGCTCCCACGTTCGGAATGTGGGCGGACGAGTTGGGCGACCTCCCCACGACCGTGGTGAGAGCGCGCGTGGATCACCCCGAGATCCGGGGTCGAGCGGCATACGACCTGACGCGCACGTACGTGATCCTGGACAACCCAGCCCTCCAGGCGGCCCTCCCCCTCACCGGCGTCGAGATCGAGCGGTCGAGGCTGGACGACGACGACGTGTTGGCCCTGTCGGGGCGCGCACGCGTCGTCGTCGACGCGCGGGGCGCCCGGCCGGACGGCAGGGTTCGGGACGACCTCACCCCCCACCAGACGGCGTACGGCATCGTCCTCCCGAGCGCTCTGGCCGCCCCCGCCCTGGGCCACGCCGAGGGGTTCCTGATGGACTTCACCCCGGACTGGGCGGCCGACCCCGACCGCCCCGAGGATCCTGCGTCGTTCCTGTACGCGCTGCCGTTGGGCGACGGTCAGGTGCTGCTGGAGGAGACCTGTCTCGCCGCTGCCCCGGGCGTCCCGATCGACACGCTGAAGGTTCGGCTGGGGCGACGGCTCGAGCGTCGCGGCGTCGACCCCGCAGCGATCGCCACCCCGTTGGGCCGCGAGGTCGTGCGCATCCCCATGCTGGGCCGCGGCGCCCCTCCCCCGCCGGGGGTGGTCGCGATCGGCACGGCGGGGCGCGGAGGCCATCCGGTCAGCGGGTACTCGGTCGCGCACGCGCTGGCCAGCGCCCCACGCCTGGCCTCCGCCATCGCTGCCGGTCGCACTCCTGTTCCGGATCCCACGCGCGCCGGCGACCACGTGCGGTCCCTCGCGTTGCGGGCGCTGCTCCGTCTGGATTCCGACACCACCATCGAGCTCTTCGACGCCTTCGGACGGCTACGTCCCGGCCAGCAACGTGCGTTCCTGTCCCGCCAGAGCAGCGCACTCAGCGTCCTGGGGGCCATGTGGGGCATCTTCCGGCGCATGCCCGGGAAGGCCCAACGTCGGCTGGTGGCGGCGACGTTCGGGCGGTGA
- a CDS encoding cytochrome P450, whose amino-acid sequence MEPDPGHRKAHRPGESAGPRIERRGRTVRVRSLEAARQVLRARQRTTQAGFTAESIPQGVLKHHPILMSDGPLHDQQRTKVARFFAPSVVRERYTGLMESCAERIVAEAVSSPRCRLDDLALFYSVEVTAQVVGLTGSDVRSMARRLVTFFNQPPFDLDQPGLGRTRRQWMQAAVNGLVPLVRFYVADVRPAVRARRREPANDVISHLIAEGYTDTDILVESVTYGTAGMVTTREFICMAAWHLLTDDSLRGRFLEGEQEERLAILNEVIRLEPVVGHLYRRVHEGFTIRDRDTQVALEPGDLVDVHVRSTNTDLDAVGDQPLNVCPDRQRARGVDPAGMTFGDGAHKCPGQPLALLEADALLVRLLAREVRIVREPSIEWDDLIEGYMLRDFELQVR is encoded by the coding sequence ATGGAGCCGGACCCTGGCCACCGCAAGGCGCACCGCCCCGGAGAGAGCGCCGGGCCCCGGATCGAGCGCCGGGGCCGTACCGTTCGCGTCCGATCGCTCGAGGCCGCCAGACAGGTGCTGCGGGCGCGTCAGCGCACGACCCAAGCTGGGTTCACCGCCGAGTCCATCCCGCAGGGCGTCCTGAAGCACCATCCCATCCTGATGTCGGACGGTCCGCTCCACGACCAGCAGCGCACGAAGGTGGCCCGCTTCTTCGCCCCCTCCGTGGTGCGCGAGCGGTACACCGGCCTGATGGAGTCGTGCGCCGAGCGGATCGTCGCAGAGGCCGTGTCCTCACCTCGGTGCCGACTCGACGACCTCGCCCTGTTCTACTCCGTGGAGGTCACCGCCCAGGTCGTCGGGCTGACCGGCTCCGACGTGCGCTCGATGGCGCGTCGCCTGGTGACGTTCTTCAACCAGCCACCCTTCGACCTCGACCAACCGGGCCTGGGGCGTACCCGCCGGCAGTGGATGCAGGCGGCGGTCAACGGTCTCGTGCCGCTGGTCCGCTTCTACGTCGCCGACGTCCGGCCCGCCGTCCGGGCTCGCCGCCGGGAGCCCGCCAACGACGTCATCAGCCACCTCATCGCGGAGGGTTACACCGACACCGACATCCTTGTCGAGTCCGTGACCTACGGGACCGCAGGCATGGTCACCACGCGCGAGTTCATCTGCATGGCTGCCTGGCACCTCCTGACCGATGACTCCCTTCGGGGCCGGTTCCTCGAGGGCGAGCAGGAGGAAAGGCTTGCGATCCTGAACGAGGTCATCCGGCTGGAGCCCGTCGTCGGCCACCTGTACCGCCGTGTCCACGAGGGTTTCACCATCCGCGACCGGGACACCCAGGTGGCGCTGGAGCCCGGGGACCTCGTCGACGTCCACGTCCGCAGCACCAACACCGACCTCGACGCGGTCGGCGACCAGCCGTTGAACGTGTGTCCGGATCGACAGAGGGCCCGCGGCGTCGACCCGGCCGGGATGACGTTCGGTGACGGGGCCCACAAGTGCCCTGGCCAACCACTCGCGTTGCTGGAGGCCGATGCCCTGCTCGTGCGCCTCTTGGCGCGCGAGGTCCGGATCGTGCGGGAACCTTCGATCGAGTGGGACGACCTGATCGAGGGTTACATGCTGCGCGACTTCGAGCTCCAGGTGCGGTGA
- the crtI gene encoding phytoene desaturase family protein — protein MNVIVIGAGLSGLSAALHLRGQGHHVTVLERAAVPGGRSGRIERDGFTFDSGPTVFTMVDLLDQAFRAVGRRADDYLTMQLLDPAYRACFDDGSTLHVRHGVEAMRAEIARECGSVDAAAYEEFVVWLRKLYLAELPHFIDVNFDRPTDLLRNPVAAARLVALGGFDRLGPAIERRFSDPRLHRIFSFQAMYAGLAPAQALALYAVITYMDSVEGVWFPEGGMRAVPDAMAQAAMDAGVEFRYRATVDRITCAQGRATGVRLAGGERLNADAVVCTLDLPVAYEELLPEVPTPRVAARGRYSPSCVVWHLGVKGAPPPEAAHHNIHFGQQWHDAFDDLLRRGRPMADPSRFVAVPSLHDRDAAPEGCTSLYVLEPTPNLEVGRLDWPSEGPRLRERMLTDLQRWGYPTDIVTEELVTPQDWLAQGMAAGTPFALAHTFRQTGPFRAKNVDKRVKGLVFAGSSTTPGVGIPMVLISGKLAARRVAEMTR, from the coding sequence ATGAACGTAATCGTCATCGGAGCCGGCCTGTCCGGCCTGTCCGCTGCGCTGCACCTGCGGGGGCAGGGTCACCACGTCACGGTGCTCGAGCGTGCTGCTGTGCCCGGGGGGCGGAGCGGCCGCATCGAGCGCGACGGGTTCACCTTCGACTCCGGCCCGACCGTGTTCACCATGGTGGACCTGCTCGACCAGGCCTTCCGTGCGGTGGGTCGCCGCGCGGACGACTACCTGACGATGCAGCTGCTCGACCCGGCCTACCGTGCGTGCTTCGACGACGGCTCCACCCTCCACGTGCGCCACGGAGTGGAGGCGATGCGCGCCGAGATCGCCCGCGAGTGCGGGTCGGTCGACGCCGCCGCCTACGAGGAGTTCGTCGTCTGGCTGCGCAAGCTGTACCTGGCTGAACTGCCCCACTTCATCGACGTGAACTTCGACCGCCCGACCGACCTGCTGCGCAACCCGGTCGCGGCCGCCCGTCTGGTCGCGCTGGGCGGCTTCGACCGCCTCGGTCCCGCCATCGAGCGCCGTTTCTCCGACCCGCGCCTCCACCGCATCTTCAGCTTCCAGGCGATGTACGCCGGCCTCGCGCCCGCCCAGGCGCTGGCGCTGTACGCCGTCATCACCTACATGGACTCGGTCGAGGGCGTCTGGTTCCCCGAAGGAGGCATGCGCGCGGTCCCCGATGCGATGGCGCAGGCCGCCATGGACGCCGGGGTCGAGTTCCGCTACCGGGCCACGGTGGACCGCATCACCTGCGCGCAGGGGCGAGCCACCGGCGTGCGGCTGGCAGGTGGAGAACGCCTGAACGCGGATGCCGTGGTCTGCACGCTGGACCTCCCGGTCGCCTACGAAGAGCTCCTTCCCGAGGTCCCCACACCCCGCGTCGCCGCGCGGGGGCGCTACTCCCCCTCGTGCGTGGTGTGGCACCTGGGCGTCAAGGGCGCCCCACCGCCGGAGGCCGCCCACCACAACATCCACTTCGGGCAGCAGTGGCACGACGCCTTCGACGACCTGCTCCGGCGCGGGCGTCCCATGGCCGACCCCTCCCGCTTCGTGGCCGTCCCGTCCCTGCACGACCGCGACGCGGCACCCGAGGGCTGCACCAGCCTCTACGTCCTGGAACCCACCCCCAACCTGGAGGTGGGCCGGCTCGACTGGCCCAGCGAAGGCCCCCGCCTGCGCGAACGCATGCTCACCGACCTGCAACGCTGGGGCTACCCCACCGACATCGTGACCGAGGAGTTGGTCACTCCCCAGGACTGGCTGGCGCAGGGCATGGCAGCGGGAACCCCGTTCGCGCTCGCCCACACGTTCCGCCAGACCGGCCCCTTCCGCGCCAAGAACGTCGACAAGCGCGTGAAGGGCCTGGTCTTCGCCGGGTCGAGCACCACCCCCGGTGTGGGTATCCCCATGGTGCTCATCTCCGGGAAGCTCGCCGCCCGACGCGTTGCGGAGATGACCAGGTGA
- a CDS encoding phytoene/squalene synthase family protein, whose amino-acid sequence MSTLLEDGYRTAARLTREHGTTYYWGALLLPPPQRRDVHAVYALCRLADDIVDEPDKTPHPSVPAHGTPTERLDAFRAWFFAALARGTSDEPVMASVIDSLRRRGTDPECFERFFNAMALDLTHSTWPTWPALRDGYMEGSAAVIGEMMLPVLEPTSDAARDHARSLGLAFQLTNFLRDVDEDLSRGRVYLPQDELARHGADPHLRQVTPQWRTFMAEQVARNRTLYAHAADGLPYLPEASRRCVGTALTLYQRILDRIEAADYDVFNGRIRVPAHEKLALFGRQAAVGALRPSRWTGVRGRVDRHQQP is encoded by the coding sequence GTGAGCACCCTGCTGGAGGACGGGTACCGCACCGCCGCACGCCTCACCCGCGAGCACGGCACCACGTACTACTGGGGCGCCCTGCTCCTGCCCCCACCCCAGCGCCGGGACGTGCACGCGGTCTACGCGCTGTGCCGACTGGCCGACGACATCGTCGACGAGCCGGACAAGACCCCCCACCCTTCGGTGCCGGCCCACGGCACCCCGACGGAGCGTCTCGACGCGTTCCGCGCCTGGTTCTTCGCGGCATTGGCCCGCGGCACCTCGGACGAACCGGTGATGGCCTCGGTGATCGACAGCTTGCGGCGACGCGGCACCGACCCCGAGTGCTTCGAGCGGTTCTTCAACGCCATGGCGCTCGACCTGACCCACTCCACCTGGCCCACGTGGCCCGCGCTCCGCGACGGCTACATGGAGGGCTCGGCGGCCGTCATCGGAGAGATGATGCTGCCCGTCCTGGAACCCACCAGCGACGCTGCCCGCGACCACGCACGCTCTCTGGGATTGGCCTTTCAACTCACCAATTTCCTGCGTGACGTCGACGAGGACCTCAGCCGTGGCCGCGTCTACCTACCCCAGGACGAGCTCGCCAGGCACGGCGCCGACCCCCACCTGCGCCAGGTGACGCCGCAGTGGCGCACGTTCATGGCCGAGCAGGTCGCCCGCAACCGCACGCTGTACGCCCACGCAGCCGATGGCCTGCCCTATCTGCCCGAAGCCTCGCGCCGCTGCGTTGGCACCGCCCTGACCCTGTACCAACGGATCCTCGACCGGATCGAAGCAGCCGACTACGACGTCTTCAACGGACGCATCCGGGTACCCGCCCACGAGAAGCTGGCCCTGTTCGGTCGCCAAGCCGCAGTCGGCGCGCTACGCCCCTCGCGTTGGACCGGCGTCCGAGGCCGCGTGGACCGCCACCAGCAACCATGA
- a CDS encoding class I SAM-dependent methyltransferase — protein sequence MSTRAAFDRGARHYDLMVALNPGYHAHLRRAAASLVDTLRGQPGPWRLLDLACGSGASTRALVDAAPPDTHIQGLDASPGMLSRARAKHWPASVTFAEATAGSLDTQAWQPGTHHGILSAYLFRNLTPAQRRDSLAEIQALLTPGGTLTVVEYSVRERFRAQLVWSIVSWLVIIPLGALLDRNPSLYTYLWRSVMEFDTPTQFMKQLHTAGFVDIATRSVPGWQHGILHLYMARKPQETA from the coding sequence ATGAGCACCCGAGCAGCGTTCGACCGCGGGGCGCGGCACTACGACCTCATGGTCGCCCTCAACCCCGGCTACCACGCCCATCTGCGCAGGGCAGCCGCATCACTGGTGGACACGCTGCGCGGCCAGCCCGGACCATGGCGCCTCCTCGACCTCGCCTGCGGTTCGGGAGCATCCACCCGAGCACTGGTGGACGCAGCCCCACCCGACACCCACATCCAAGGGTTGGACGCCTCCCCCGGCATGCTCAGCCGCGCCCGCGCCAAACACTGGCCTGCGTCGGTCACCTTCGCCGAGGCCACCGCCGGCTCGCTGGACACCCAAGCGTGGCAGCCCGGAACCCACCACGGCATCCTGTCGGCCTATCTCTTCCGCAACCTCACACCCGCTCAACGCCGAGACTCACTGGCGGAGATCCAGGCGCTGCTCACACCCGGCGGCACCCTGACCGTCGTCGAGTACTCCGTGCGCGAGCGATTCCGCGCGCAACTGGTGTGGAGCATCGTGAGCTGGCTGGTCATCATCCCGCTCGGAGCCCTGCTCGACCGCAACCCCTCGCTGTACACCTACCTCTGGCGCAGCGTGATGGAGTTCGACACACCGACGCAATTCATGAAGCAGCTCCACACCGCCGGCTTCGTGGACATCGCCACCCGGAGTGTGCCCGGCTGGCAACACGGCATCCTCCACCTCTACATGGCCCGCAAGCCCCAGGAGACCGCATGA
- a CDS encoding FAD-dependent oxidoreductase has protein sequence MKRPARPGRDRRAVHHPGPSGAERLTGEAKVVVVGGGIAGLSAATILAERGVRVTLVEASPRLGGRVAAWPLEDGRTMSRGFHAFFRQYYNLRAVLRRPDPDLARLIPIRDYPLQRPDGMRDSFNNIPRTPPFSVMGFVARSPSFTLASLAKVDVPAALELLRVRFPDTYSHYDGESAAAFLDRLRFPADARDLALEVFARSFFADPNDFAAGELVAMFHTYFMGSAEGLLFDVPDDDYDTALWQPLGHYLARLGVEVRTGVRVSTIGPTGARTNHGELIEADAVVLATDPRTARSLVAGIGDPSGPMDAFTRRVAETVNAPPFAVVRLWLDALVAPQRPAFLGTSGYGALDNVSVLERFEAGAAAWSRTHGGSVVELHAYACDPDVLGNEGSTERLVQHLTSEMHRVFPETAHMRTLHQEVLVQDDCTLITPSPWNDRPGVETPASWLVLAGDWVRSDYPVALMERAATTGILAANALLQRWGVQGEGLWTVPTRGLLAR, from the coding sequence ATGAAGCGACCCGCCCGCCCCGGCCGCGATCGGCGCGCCGTCCACCACCCCGGTCCCTCCGGTGCCGAGCGCCTGACGGGCGAAGCGAAGGTCGTCGTCGTCGGAGGCGGCATCGCCGGCCTGTCGGCCGCCACGATCCTGGCCGAACGCGGAGTCCGAGTGACGCTGGTGGAGGCATCACCCCGACTCGGCGGACGCGTCGCCGCGTGGCCGCTCGAGGACGGACGCACCATGAGTCGCGGCTTCCACGCCTTCTTCCGCCAGTACTACAACCTACGAGCGGTGCTGCGCCGACCCGACCCCGACCTGGCACGGCTGATCCCGATACGCGACTACCCACTGCAGCGTCCCGACGGAATGCGGGACTCCTTCAACAACATCCCCAGGACGCCACCGTTCAGCGTCATGGGGTTTGTCGCCCGGAGCCCCTCATTCACACTCGCGTCCCTGGCGAAGGTCGACGTACCCGCCGCCCTGGAGCTGTTGCGCGTCCGCTTCCCCGACACCTACAGCCATTACGACGGCGAATCGGCCGCCGCGTTCCTGGACCGACTGCGCTTCCCCGCCGACGCACGCGACCTCGCCCTCGAGGTGTTCGCACGCTCCTTCTTCGCCGATCCGAACGACTTCGCCGCCGGCGAACTGGTCGCCATGTTCCACACCTACTTCATGGGCTCGGCCGAAGGACTCCTGTTCGACGTCCCCGACGACGACTACGACACCGCCCTGTGGCAACCCCTCGGCCACTACCTGGCCCGACTCGGCGTGGAGGTACGCACCGGCGTCCGCGTGAGCACCATCGGCCCGACCGGAGCCCGGACCAACCACGGCGAGCTCATCGAGGCGGACGCCGTCGTCCTGGCCACCGACCCCCGCACTGCCCGCTCCCTGGTGGCCGGCATCGGCGACCCCTCTGGGCCGATGGACGCGTTCACGCGCCGGGTCGCCGAGACGGTCAACGCACCCCCGTTCGCCGTGGTGCGGCTGTGGCTCGATGCGCTGGTCGCCCCCCAGCGCCCCGCCTTCCTGGGCACCAGCGGCTACGGCGCGCTCGACAACGTTTCGGTGCTGGAACGCTTCGAGGCAGGAGCCGCCGCCTGGAGCCGGACACACGGAGGATCCGTCGTGGAACTGCACGCCTACGCGTGCGACCCGGACGTTCTCGGGAACGAGGGCTCGACCGAACGCCTGGTCCAGCACCTGACCAGCGAGATGCACCGGGTCTTCCCCGAAACAGCGCACATGCGGACGCTGCACCAAGAGGTGCTGGTTCAGGACGACTGCACCCTCATCACCCCATCCCCGTGGAACGACCGTCCGGGGGTGGAGACACCTGCCTCCTGGCTCGTCCTGGCCGGGGACTGGGTACGCAGCGATTATCCCGTGGCGCTGATGGAGCGCGCCGCAACGACCGGGATCCTCGCAGCGAACGCGTTGCTCCAGCGATGGGGAGTCCAGGGCGAGGGCCTGTGGACCGTCCCGACCCGCGGACTCCTGGCCCGCTGA
- a CDS encoding LLM class flavin-dependent oxidoreductase, with protein sequence MDLQFGLDTFGDVTVDGAGKPVTQAQVIRDVVAQGVLADSLGVDYFAIGEHHRPDFAVSAPDTVLAGLATATGRIRLGSAVVVLSSDDPIRVYERFATIDALSGGRAEPVLGRGSFIESFGLYGFDLADYEKLFEEKLEVFSLLREEGPVTWTGTYRTPLADVDVFPKTEGGRMRSWVAVGGSPQSVVRAAHRGFGLQLAIIGGPAQRFKPFADLYRRAVDEFGVTTEMPVAVHSPGHVAETDELAAEQLFPHFKAQRDRIGRERGWGAMGSDEFTHEIEHGALYVGSPETVAAKIAATVRELKVDQFDLKYANGPMPHSQLMKSIELYATRVVPLVREMLA encoded by the coding sequence ATGGATCTCCAGTTCGGGCTCGACACCTTCGGTGACGTCACCGTCGACGGCGCGGGCAAGCCGGTCACGCAGGCCCAGGTGATCCGCGACGTCGTGGCCCAGGGCGTCCTCGCCGACTCCCTCGGCGTCGACTACTTCGCCATCGGGGAACACCACCGCCCCGACTTCGCCGTCAGCGCGCCTGACACGGTGCTGGCTGGCCTCGCCACCGCGACCGGGAGGATCCGCCTCGGGTCGGCCGTCGTGGTGCTGTCGTCGGACGACCCGATCCGCGTGTATGAGCGCTTCGCCACCATCGACGCGCTCAGCGGCGGGCGGGCCGAGCCCGTGCTGGGCCGCGGGTCCTTCATCGAGTCCTTCGGGTTGTACGGCTTCGACCTGGCCGACTACGAGAAGCTCTTCGAGGAGAAGCTCGAGGTCTTCTCGCTGCTGCGCGAGGAGGGCCCGGTCACCTGGACGGGCACCTACCGGACGCCCCTTGCCGACGTCGACGTGTTCCCCAAGACCGAGGGCGGACGCATGCGCTCCTGGGTCGCGGTCGGCGGATCGCCGCAGTCGGTCGTCCGCGCCGCCCACCGCGGGTTCGGGCTGCAGCTCGCGATCATCGGCGGCCCCGCCCAGCGCTTCAAGCCGTTCGCCGACCTGTACCGCCGCGCGGTGGACGAGTTCGGCGTGACGACCGAGATGCCCGTCGCCGTGCACAGCCCCGGCCACGTCGCCGAGACGGACGAGCTGGCGGCCGAGCAGTTGTTCCCCCACTTCAAGGCCCAGCGTGACCGCATCGGCCGGGAGCGGGGCTGGGGAGCCATGGGGTCCGACGAGTTCACCCATGAGATCGAGCACGGGGCGCTGTACGTCGGGTCGCCGGAGACGGTGGCGGCCAAGATCGCCGCGACCGTGCGCGAACTCAAGGTCGACCAGTTCGACCTGAAGTACGCCAACGGGCCCATGCCGCACAGCCAGCTGATGAAGTCCATCGAGCTGTACGCCACGCGCGTCGTCCCGCTGGTGCGGGAGATGCTGGCCTGA
- the trxA gene encoding thioredoxin → MATVELTAENFASTIENSDTLFIDFWAAWCGPCRMFAPVFEGAAEKHADATFAKLDTEAQQEIAAALEIQSIPTLMAFRGGVLVYREAGAMNAAGFDQLVEAVKALDVEEVRQQAAAAQAAHEAGDHADHDHGDHQH, encoded by the coding sequence ATGGCCACCGTCGAGCTGACCGCCGAGAACTTCGCCAGCACGATCGAGAACTCCGACACCCTGTTCATCGACTTCTGGGCCGCTTGGTGTGGCCCGTGCCGCATGTTCGCCCCCGTCTTCGAGGGCGCCGCGGAGAAGCACGCCGACGCGACCTTCGCCAAGCTCGACACCGAGGCCCAGCAGGAGATCGCGGCCGCGCTCGAGATCCAGTCGATCCCGACCCTCATGGCCTTCCGCGGCGGCGTCCTCGTCTACCGCGAGGCCGGCGCCATGAACGCCGCGGGCTTCGACCAGCTCGTCGAGGCCGTCAAGGCCCTCGACGTCGAGGAGGTCCGCCAGCAGGCCGCTGCCGCGCAGGCCGCCCACGAGGCCGGCGACCACGCCGACCACGACCACGGCGACCATCAGCACTGA
- a CDS encoding class I SAM-dependent methyltransferase, translated as MKKGFDWGAYLAAFHAARPGITEEVLSRTLSGGHTSYRWLARAVSPRAQVVVDLACGSGAMGRELALADRTVLGVDLAESELRLADARGDGPFICADALNLPLADASVDAVVSSMGAVVIQPARALFTEVGRVLKPGGIFAFTAPTVLPLHPRDFATSLGVVTRLRSLPRFPGPTEVTGYVDALVGTGLRKVEDARERYHFEVSSPEDAELIVGALYLPTTSQKRRDAAVNWLVDRTIKEGPVRISIAMRRFVVLKQPVATRDAEL; from the coding sequence GTGAAGAAGGGCTTCGACTGGGGCGCCTACCTGGCGGCCTTCCACGCGGCGAGGCCGGGCATCACCGAGGAGGTGCTGTCGCGCACGCTGTCGGGTGGCCACACCTCCTACCGCTGGCTCGCCCGCGCGGTGTCGCCGCGGGCGCAGGTCGTCGTCGACCTGGCGTGCGGGTCCGGCGCGATGGGCCGCGAGCTCGCCCTGGCGGACCGCACGGTGCTCGGCGTCGACCTCGCCGAGTCCGAGCTGCGGCTGGCCGACGCGCGCGGCGACGGGCCGTTCATCTGCGCGGACGCGCTGAACCTGCCGTTGGCCGACGCGTCGGTGGACGCGGTCGTCTCGTCGATGGGGGCGGTGGTGATCCAGCCGGCCCGTGCCCTGTTCACCGAGGTCGGACGCGTGCTCAAGCCGGGCGGCATCTTCGCGTTCACCGCGCCGACCGTGCTGCCCCTCCACCCGCGCGACTTCGCCACGTCGCTGGGCGTGGTCACCCGGTTGCGCTCGTTGCCGCGGTTCCCCGGGCCCACGGAGGTCACCGGGTACGTCGACGCGCTCGTGGGCACCGGCCTGCGCAAGGTCGAGGACGCCCGGGAGCGCTACCACTTCGAGGTCTCCTCCCCCGAGGACGCGGAGCTGATCGTGGGGGCCCTGTACCTGCCGACCACGTCCCAGAAGCGCCGGGACGCCGCGGTGAACTGGCTGGTGGACCGCACGATCAAGGAGGGCCCCGTGCGCATCTCGATCGCGATGCGACGCTTCGTCGTGCTCAAGCAACCGGTCGCGACGCGGGACGCCGAGCTGTAG
- a CDS encoding metal-dependent transcriptional regulator codes for MSDLIDTTEMYLRTVYELEEEGVPPLRARIAERLAQSGPTVSQTVQRMERDGLLRVADDRTIELTEVGRAKATSVMRKHRLAEVLLTEVIGLPLELVHEEACRWEHVISDAVEERIVAILDAPSRSPYGNPIPGRGAIGPSGPEADGVRTLASALAGTGEGSVVVERLTEVIQSDAELIALLQEAGVRPGRTVNAELDGTVLRLVGEGGVPHTVEAEVAHHLFVRS; via the coding sequence GTGAGCGACCTGATCGACACCACCGAGATGTACCTGCGCACGGTGTACGAGCTCGAGGAGGAGGGCGTCCCGCCGCTGCGCGCGCGCATCGCCGAGCGCCTGGCCCAGAGCGGCCCCACCGTCAGCCAGACCGTCCAGCGCATGGAGCGCGACGGCCTGCTGCGCGTGGCCGACGACCGGACGATCGAGCTCACCGAGGTGGGTCGGGCCAAGGCCACGTCGGTCATGCGGAAGCACCGCCTCGCCGAGGTGCTGCTCACCGAGGTCATCGGCCTCCCGCTGGAGCTGGTCCACGAGGAGGCGTGCCGGTGGGAGCACGTGATCTCCGACGCGGTCGAGGAGCGCATCGTCGCCATCCTGGACGCACCCTCGCGCTCGCCCTACGGCAACCCCATCCCCGGCCGGGGGGCGATCGGGCCCTCGGGGCCGGAGGCCGACGGCGTCCGCACGCTGGCGTCCGCGCTCGCCGGCACGGGGGAGGGCTCGGTCGTCGTGGAGCGCCTCACCGAGGTCATCCAGTCCGACGCCGAGCTGATCGCGCTGCTCCAGGAGGCCGGCGTCCGACCCGGGCGCACCGTCAACGCCGAACTCGACGGCACCGTCCTGCGCCTGGTGGGCGAGGGCGGGGTGCCCCACACCGTCGAGGCCGAGGTGGCCCACCACCTGTTCGTCCGCAGCTGA